From Xanthomonas citri pv. mangiferaeindicae:
CGGCGCGGCCGGAACGTCGGCGTGCGCCCGATCGCCACCGCGAACGGCTGACGCTGGGTGTCGAACTCGATCGCGCGGCAGAACACGAAATCCTCGCTCTCCTGCACGCTCCATTGCACGTTGGCGATGACCGGCAACTGCGGGCAGGCGCTGGCGGTCTCGGCGTGCGCGGCGGCGGCGCCGCAGCACAATGCGCCAAGCAACGTCAGCGTTCGGATGCGATGCATCATCGGCTCCCTGTATGACCTGGGCAGACCATAGCGCAGGGGCCGGCGGGCGAGTATCGGAAACGAAGAGAACCCGCGTCGGATTGCGGCGCATCCACAGATCGGAGACCTGCGCGTCTTCCGATGGTCCGCACTGTGGCGGTCAAGATCGCGCGTTGGCGACAGGCCTGCGCCGGCCGATCGCCCGTCACTCGTTGCATAGCCCGGCGCGCCAGGCCGCGAGCTTGGCGTCGAATCGCAGCGCCGCATGCGCCGGGCTCGTCGAGGGCAGCCGCGCCAGGTCCGGGACGCGCGGCAGTGCCGGCAGCACGTGTCGGCGGAACAGGGTCTGCGCGGCGCTTCCGTTGAAACGGATGCGGTCGATGCCCGGATGGGCCGCCAGCAGGCCGGCAATGTCGTTGGCAACGACACTGCCGGCCTCGATCCGGGCATCCAGGCTGCCGGGACGCACGCATTCGCCAGCGACGTCCCACAAGGCGATCCCCGCCTGTTGCAGACGCGCCAGTCGCTGCGCATAGGGCAGCTCGGGCCCGGCGTCGAACAGGACGCCCATGATCGGCCAGAACAGGTTGCGCGGATGCGCGTAGTAGCGGCCCGCGTCCAGCGAGGCCACGCCCGGCATGCTGCCGAGCACCAGCACCCGGGCGCCGGGGCCGACGACGGGGGCAAAGCTGCGGAGTACCGGATCTGGCATCGGGACAGATGGGGGGCGGGGTCCGCATGCTGCCACGTCCGGGATGGTGTCCGGGCACCTGGGGTCGACCCGGGCTGGGGTCGGCCCCGGATTGCCCTGGCCGGGCCGGTCGCCGAGGGTGGCGCTATCCCGTCGCGAGCCTGCCGCCATGGTCAACGCCATCTCATCGCTCTCCAGCCACGCTTCCGCCGGTGCCGGCAGCGACTACGCTGTGCGTCCCGGCGATACGCTGTCGGCAATCGCGCAGCAGCACGGTGTCAGCCTCGATGCGCTGCTGGCCGCCAATCCCCAGGTCCGCGATCCGGACCGAATCGCCGGCGGCCAGACGCTGTCGATTCCCGAGCCGGTCGCCGGGACCGCGGCGCCGGCGGCGCATGCCAACTCCGAGCCGTTGTCGAGCGTGCACCCGAGCATCCGTGCGCAGTTGCCGGCCGCCAACGACAGTGGCGCCGGCTGGATGGCCATCGCCGAGCGCGAGCTGGGGCAGGCCGAGGTCTCGGGCACGCGGGCGAACCCGCGGATCATGGAATACCACGCTGCGTCCGGTTTCTGGGGCAAGGACGACAGCGGCCGCGACAACGCCTGGTGCGGTTCGTTCGTCGCCTTCGTGATGAAGCAAGCAGGCCACCCGATCGCCAACGAGGCCTACCGCGCGCGCGAGTGGGCGAACTGGGGCGAGGCGGTGCCGCGCGCCGATATCCAGCGCGGCGACGTGGTCGTGTTCCCGAACCATGTCGGCTTCGTCGACCGGGTCGAGGGCAACACCGTGCACCTGCTCGGCGGCAATCAGAGCAATGCGGTCAACGTGGCCCCGTACGACCTGGGCAACGCGATCGCGATCCGGCGTCCCAGCGGGGCGCCGATCGCGCAGTCGCCGACGCCGGACGCCACAGGGCCCGCGCCCGATCCATCGCCGGCCCCGCGCGGCGGCCAAGTCACGGTGGTCGCGGGCGACACCCTGTCGGGCATCGCGCGTCGTCACGACGTCGGGCTCGATGCACTGCTGGCGGCCAATCCGCGCTTCGCCGCCGCGCCCGACCGGATCCATCCGGGCGACACGGTTGCATTGCCGGCAGGGGCGAGCACCACGGTGACCGTGCGCGACGGCGACACCCTGTCGGGGATCGCCGGGCGGCATGGCGTTGGCCTGCCGGCGCTGCTGCAGGCCAATCCGCACCTGGCGGCGAACCCGGACCTCATCCATCCCGGGCAGTTCGTCCGCGTGCCCAGCGGCGCGGTGTCCACGTCGTCCACCGCCACCGCGTCCGGCGCGGATCCGACGGCGACGGCGGGTGAGGGGGGGGCAAGCGCCCGCGCGCAGGGCCGCGATACCGTCATCACCCATGCCGATGGCACGGTCGAGACCCGCAGCGGCGGCACGCTGGCCTGGCGTAACCACAATCCCGGCAATATCCGCGCCGGCGATTTTGCCAACGCCCATGGCGCGCTCGGCACCGGGCCGGGCGGCTTTGCGGTCTTCCCGGACCGCGCCACCGGCGAACGCGCCATCGGTGCGCTGCTGCAGGGGCCGAGCTATCGCAATCTGAGCATCAACGACGCGATCCATCGCTACGCGCCGCCGGTGGAGAACGACACCAACGCCTACCAACGGACCATCGAACGCCTGACCGGGCTCGATAGCGGCCGCAGCATCGCCAGTCTGTCGGCCGCCGAGCTCTCGCGCGTGGTCGGTGCGATCCAGGTGGTCGAGGGCTGGCAGGAAGGCCGCGTGACCCGCACGCCATGACGGCGCTGCATGCGTTGCCGGCAGCCCGGCCGGTACATGCGGCGCACCGCGGCCGGGATCTGGCGCAGCAGCGCGTCGGGCTCTAGGCTGGGCCATCGCCCCGTTCGGACCCCACCGCATGGCCGTGCGCGACCGCAGATTCGTCTGGATGCTGGCCCTGGCCGGGCTCGTGGCGTGCGGGCAGCAGCCGGCCATGCCGACGCACGCACCGTCCGTGTCGCCGGCGTCCCCTGACGCCCCAGAGTCCGATTACGGCGCTGAGGCCGCGACCGATGCCGTCTCTGGGTCCGCAGATCGCGTGCGCTATCACCTCGAACCCGAGGTCTCGGTGCTCACTGGCCGGGTGGCGATGCGCGAGGAACGTGGCCCGCCCGGCTTCGGGGAATCGCCGGACGATCCGGTGGTGCGGG
This genomic window contains:
- a CDS encoding DNA-deoxyinosine glycosylase, with amino-acid sequence MPDPVLRSFAPVVGPGARVLVLGSMPGVASLDAGRYYAHPRNLFWPIMGVLFDAGPELPYAQRLARLQQAGIALWDVAGECVRPGSLDARIEAGSVVANDIAGLLAAHPGIDRIRFNGSAAQTLFRRHVLPALPRVPDLARLPSTSPAHAALRFDAKLAAWRAGLCNE